Proteins found in one Serinicoccus marinus DSM 15273 genomic segment:
- a CDS encoding YihY/virulence factor BrkB family protein, producing the protein MSSRAAERRAAQADAPEPEREDKPDTPAEMTGPAWKYTAVKAFREFLDDECTDLAAALTYYAVLAIFPALIAIFSLLGLVGQSQQVVSAVMPVLSSVLGESGSSTLEPVVQSLATSPGAGLALVIGLATALWSASGYVTAFSRAMNRVYEIEEGRPVWKLRPVMLLITLVMVLMVVLIALMLIVSGPVATALGEAIGLGSTVVTVWQVAKWPVVLVLVMLLVALLYYSTPNVKQPKFRWLSIGAAFAILVWVLISVAFGFYIANFSSYGATYGSFAGVIIFLLYLWITNLALLLGAEVDAELERSRQLIAGIEAEEDIQLPPRDDAKIVASEEKEQADQDKARALRRSGGDTTDPDQTR; encoded by the coding sequence GTGAGCTCCAGGGCAGCAGAACGCAGGGCCGCGCAGGCGGACGCCCCGGAGCCCGAGCGGGAGGACAAGCCGGACACGCCCGCGGAGATGACCGGGCCGGCGTGGAAGTACACCGCGGTCAAGGCGTTCCGGGAGTTCCTGGACGATGAGTGCACCGACCTCGCGGCCGCGCTGACCTACTACGCCGTGTTGGCCATCTTCCCGGCGCTCATCGCGATCTTCTCGCTGCTGGGGCTGGTCGGGCAGAGCCAGCAGGTGGTCAGCGCGGTGATGCCCGTGCTGAGCAGCGTGCTGGGCGAGTCCGGGTCCTCGACCCTCGAGCCGGTGGTGCAGTCGTTGGCCACCTCCCCGGGTGCCGGGCTCGCCCTGGTCATCGGTCTGGCGACCGCGCTGTGGTCGGCCTCGGGCTACGTCACCGCGTTCAGCCGGGCGATGAACCGGGTCTATGAGATCGAGGAGGGTCGGCCGGTGTGGAAGCTGCGCCCGGTCATGCTCCTGATCACCCTGGTCATGGTGCTCATGGTGGTGCTCATCGCCCTCATGCTCATCGTGTCCGGTCCGGTGGCGACGGCGCTCGGCGAGGCGATCGGCCTGGGGTCGACCGTGGTCACCGTGTGGCAGGTCGCCAAGTGGCCAGTCGTGCTGGTCCTGGTCATGCTGCTCGTGGCGCTGCTGTACTACAGCACGCCTAACGTGAAGCAGCCGAAGTTCCGGTGGCTGAGCATCGGGGCCGCGTTCGCGATCCTGGTCTGGGTCCTCATCTCGGTCGCGTTCGGCTTCTACATCGCCAACTTCTCCAGCTACGGCGCGACCTACGGCTCGTTCGCCGGGGTGATCATCTTCCTGCTCTACCTGTGGATCACCAACCTCGCGCTGCTGCTCGGGGCGGAGGTCGACGCCGAGCTGGAGCGCTCACGCCAGCTCATCGCCGGCATCGAGGCCGAGGAGGACATCCAGCTGCCTCCCCGCGACGACGCAAAGATCGTCGCGAGCGAGGAGAAGGAGCAGGCGGACCAGGACAAGGCCCGCGCGCTGCGCCGCAGCGGCG
- a CDS encoding DUF3618 domain-containing protein gives MSATPHENPDSDNTQDEASSDPAQIEADIARHRQELGDTVDELTERLDVKKQARDKVQSIKTRADAGLGEVKTRLNSDDHRDVLSVLAPALGAVAAVVLIIGVARRVRR, from the coding sequence ATGAGCGCCACACCGCATGAGAACCCCGACAGCGACAACACCCAGGACGAGGCCAGCAGCGACCCGGCACAGATCGAGGCCGACATCGCCCGGCACCGGCAGGAGCTCGGCGACACCGTCGACGAGCTCACCGAACGCCTGGACGTGAAGAAGCAAGCCCGGGACAAGGTCCAGTCGATCAAGACCCGCGCCGACGCCGGGCTGGGTGAGGTTAAGACCAGGTTGAACAGTGATGACCACCGGGACGTGCTCAGCGTGCTGGCCCCCGCGCTCGGTGCCGTGGCCGCAGTGGTGCTGATCATCGGGGTCGCCCGGCGGGTGCGGCGGTGA